A genomic segment from Nicotiana tabacum cultivar K326 chromosome 7, ASM71507v2, whole genome shotgun sequence encodes:
- the LOC107775125 gene encoding fanconi-associated nuclease 1 homolog isoform X1: MLKGRESLIRLVGRRRRFLRRRHSLLTSSAPQHQIGCKECKDEVSTGNGNVDEEEWVDCPVCGKKIRGEDRVVNSHLDKCLTRGSKRKLSQCTLFQLNFCTRPRVTVSSIESDVTRIDVGPSTDDGNICDLASVTFSKNICDLASEMNSSDGPENDIQDESKSSVCNRVNRMENLDGLLKLDDERKLLSDAKTMQIFGLEGSPQHQITDDRIDNIADSPLSLSEKRMPKCVEPSEDDDNSEILLDTFVVGRRFGNDGELTVGAMIMLSRDPENVKDQNAIKVLTKDTDHNKELGYIPRELAQYLSPLIDKFHLRFEGHITSIPQHPHAVVPIQIYSSGIVSFGEKDSSSLQVFNSLRRNALSAAEFSQTHSPIPAKYQHNLLLLLKEVLNINGHLFTEGEKTLLEAFLSLSDDSQRLFARLYARKGPWFRMASISYAEICDYEEAVKGLSEAECVTLFESMDKLQNNDLKEVLNVLNVGELRDLISSLNKTHKKIAQNSDRGTRKQDYIARVLAAYQGGLCPNLTSMILGKTGRCIRISASAESVFWRAERLFFLNGEQDLSEFLLVDLGIVKYPAYNCIFTDQIFPDRSDLLSYEEAIEVAQIMDESLDENNNELVSRCVEISASNVSSFVEEDRSSHSGSMAAFLSCFSASWVYSKVILLGVSFLEHEQRFKEAINLLKLLLDKFKCDRRRGYWNLRLSVDLEHVGCLDESLEVAEKGLLDPWVRAGSRVALQRRVLRLGKPPRRWKTPSFSSSVKRKIVEVHVQGRPLNCKTGVKNVFYGEDGDRCGVEELALQYYAGEGGSWQGVHTESGIWLTIFGLLMWDVVFADVPNVFRTKFQTAPLDLETDSFYEVRRDLIEALLDKIEHGMAEELLIMSWESHVGTACRGVNWDKHSLSELRAAVTCIGGPCLASICRNLAQDYRSWSSGMPDLLLWRFRDDYRGEAKLVEVKGPRDRLSEQQRAWLLFLMDCGFSVEVCKVSHAPI, from the exons ATGCTGAAAGGGCGGGAAAGTTTAATCCGATTGGTTGGTCGGCGCCGGCGATTTCTCCGTCGCCGTCACTCTCTTCTCACTTCATCCGCTCCTCAGCATCAG ATTGGCTGTAAGGAATGTAAGGATGAGGTAAGCACTGGAAATGGAAATGTTGATGAAGAAGAATGGGTTGATTGTCCTGTTTGTGGGAAGAAGATACGAGGCGAAGATCGCGTGGTTAACTCTCATTTAG ATAAATGCCTTACTAGAGGAAGTAAACGCAAATTGAGCCAGTGCACCCTTTTCCAGTTGAACTTTTGCACAAGACCTAGAGTTACAGTCTCATCCATCGAGTCGGACGTTACAAGGATTGACGTTGGTCCAAGTACTGATGATGGTAATATCTGTGACCTTGCTTCTGTTACCttctcaaaaaatatatgtgaCCTGGCTTCTGAAATGAACAGCTCAGATGGTCCCGAAAATGATATCCAAGATGAATCCAAGAGTAGTGTTTGTAATAGGGTTAATCGAATGGAAAACTTAGATGGTCTCCTCAAGCTGGATGATGAACGCAAACTTCTGTCCGATGCAAAGACAATGCAAATTTTTGGGCTAGAGGGTTCTCCTCAACACCAAATAACTGATGATAGAATTGACAACATCGCAGACTCACCTTTATCACTTTCTGAAAAAAGGATGCCGAAATGTGTGGAACCTTCGGAAGATGATGATAACTCTGAGATTTTGCTTGATACATTCGTTGTTGGCCGGAGGTTTGGTAATGACGGAGAGTTAACTGTTGGAGCAATGATAATGCTTTCAAGAGATCCCGAGAATGTCAAGGACCAGAATGCAATCAAG GTTCTAACTAAAGATACTGATCACAATAAAGAGCTAGGTTACATCCCCAGGGAATTGGCACAGTATTTATCTCCATTGATAGACAAGTTCCACCTGAGGTTTGAG GGCCATATAACTTCCATTCCGCAGCATCCTCATGCAGTTGTGCCAATTCAGATATATTCCTCTGGCATCGTGTCTTTTGGCGAAAAGGACTCCTCTAGTCTCCAAGTATTCAATTCCTTACGGAGAAATGCTCTATCGGCTGCTGAATTTTCCCAGACTCACTCTCCTATCCCTGCAAAATACCAGCATAACCTTCTACTTTTACTGAAAGAGGTTTTGAATATCAATGGACATCTTTTTACTGAAGGCGAGAAAACATTATTGG AAGCTTTTTTATCACTCTCAGATGACAGTCAAAGGCTCTTTGCTCGGCTTTATGCACGTAAAG gCCCATGGTTTCGGATGGCTAGCATATCATATGCCGAAATATGTGATTATGAAGAAGCTGTTAAGGGGCTTTCTG AAGCAGAATGTGTTACTTTATTCGAATCAATGGATAAACTACAAAATAATGACTTAAAGGAGGTTTTGAATGTTCTTAATGTTGGTGAACTACGGGACCTTATCTCAAGTCTTAACAAg ACACATAAGAAGATCGCCCAGAACTCTGATCGTGGTACTAGAAAGCAAGATTACATTGCTCGGGTTCTTGCTGCATATCAAGGTGGTTTATG CCCCAACCTTACAAGCATGATTCTAGGGAAAACTGGAAGATGCATCCGGATATCCGCATCAGCTGAATCTGTCTTTTGGCGTGCCGAg AGGCTATTTTTCCTGAATGGAGAGCAGGACCTGTCAGAATttttacttgttgacttgggcatTGTGAAATATCCTGCTTACAACTGCATATTCACAGACCAAATTTTTCCAGACAGAAGTGACCTATTGTCTTATGAAGAG GCCATTGAGGTTGCACAAATTATGGATGAGTCTCTTGATGAGAACAACAATGAGTTGGTATCAAGATGCGTAGAGATCTCTGCCTCTAACGTATCTAGCTTTGTGGAGGAAGATAGGTCATCTCATTCTGGGTCGATGGCTGCATTTTTATCTTGCTTTTCAGCCAGTTGGGTATATTCTAAGGTGATCCTGTTGGGTGTATCTTTCCTGGAGCATGAACAGAG GTTTAAAGAAGCAATCAATTTGCTTAAGCTGCTGCTAGATAAATTTAAATGTGATCGAAGAAGGGGATATTGGAATCTGAGGCTCTCAGTTGATTTGGAGCATGTTGGGTGCCTTGATGAGAGCCTTGAAGTAGCTGAAAAGGGGTTGCTAGATCCTTGGGTTCGTGCTGGCTCTAGAGTGGCTCTGCAAAGGCGCGTTCTGCGGTTGGGGAAGCCCCCTAGACGTTGGAAAACTCCCAGTTTTTCGAGTTCTGTCAAAAGGAAGATAGTTGAG GTTCATGTTCAGGGCAGACCATTGAACTGCAAAACGGGGGTGAAGAATGTCTTTTATGGTGAGGATGGAGACCGCTGTGGAGTAGAAGAGCTTGCTCTACAGTATTATGCTGGAGAAGGAGGAAGCTGGCAGGGTGTTCACACTGAGAGTGGGATTTGGTTGACTATTTTCGGGCTTCTAATGTGGGATGTTGTATTTGCTGATGTGCCAAATGTCTTCCGCACCAAATTTCAG ACTGCACCTTTGGATCTGGAAACTGATAGCTTTTATGAAGTCAGAAGGGATCTTATAGAAGCTCTTCTAGATAAGATTGAGCATGGCATGGCGGAAGAGTTACTTATTATGTCATGGGAATCACATGTGGGAACAGCCTGTAGAGGAGTCAACTGGGACAAGCATTCCCTGTCTGAGCTGCGAGCAGCTGTTACATGCATTGGTGGTCCTTGTCTTGCGTCAATCTGTAGAAATTTGGCTCAAGATTACAGGAGCTGGTCTAGTGGAATGCCTGACTTGTTGCTGTGGCGCTTCCGTGATGACTACAGAGGTGAAGCAAAGCTTGTTGAAGTGAAAGGCCCCAGAGACAGACTTTCTGAACAACAACGTGCATGGTTGCTCTTTTTAATGGACTGTGGCTTCAGTGTTGAGGTATGCAAAGTGAGTCATGCCCCAATATAG